A stretch of Anaeromyxobacter dehalogenans 2CP-1 DNA encodes these proteins:
- the fadJ gene encoding fatty acid oxidation complex subunit alpha FadJ — protein MMSAEAMTAGQGASRYFRVEVAGGVATLVLDEPGERVNTVHPEAMREFAAHLDRLEKDEAVKAVVVASGKPDVWVAGAKVELMQDAKDAAEAERLSRDGQSLFDRVERCRKPVVAAIHGACLGGGLEWALACHYRIATDHPKTSLGLVEVQLGLIPGGGGTQRLPRLIGIQPALDLILAGKTVKARKALKLGLVDEAVPPPLLRQVAQERAAALASGKLRRAPRRAAGAVARVTRAALEENFLGREVLFRQARKLTLAKTKGHYPAPLRALEAIEHGYAKGFEKGLEKEAELFGKLAMTPEAHRLMEIFFATTALKKDNGVDDPAVKARPVSAVGVLGGGLMGGGIAYVTVNAGLPVRLRERDDAAAARGVAAVRGVLDERVKRRSIDRLERAEKLRLLTTTTAWSGLERVDVLVEAVFEDLSLKQEMVRAFEAVNPTGIFASNTSSIPIGRIAEASRHPETVLGMHYFSPVHKMPLLEVIVTPRTAPEATATAVALGKKQGKTVIVVRDGPGFYTSRILAPYMNEAAHLLVDGAAVEDLDHALVAFGFPVGPITLLDEVGIDVGDKVGKILQEAFGARMAPPAALHDVVKAGRLGRKNGKGFYTYGGKEKRVDETVYDLLPGGRRRRRVAADEIQERLVLQLVNEAIRCLGEGILRSARDGDVGAVFGLGFPPFRGGPFRWADAVGTKALLDRLERLRARHGERFEPAPLLAELGRAGRPFHGG, from the coding sequence ATGATGTCGGCTGAGGCGATGACGGCGGGCCAGGGCGCGTCGAGGTACTTCCGCGTGGAGGTCGCCGGCGGCGTGGCGACGCTGGTGCTCGACGAGCCGGGCGAGCGCGTGAACACCGTGCACCCCGAGGCGATGCGGGAGTTCGCGGCCCACCTCGACCGGCTGGAGAAGGACGAGGCGGTGAAGGCCGTCGTGGTCGCGAGCGGCAAGCCCGACGTGTGGGTGGCCGGCGCGAAGGTCGAGCTGATGCAGGACGCGAAGGACGCCGCCGAGGCGGAGCGGCTGTCGCGCGACGGCCAGTCGCTGTTCGACCGGGTGGAGCGCTGCCGGAAGCCGGTGGTGGCCGCCATCCACGGCGCCTGCCTGGGCGGCGGGCTGGAGTGGGCGCTCGCCTGCCACTACCGGATCGCCACCGACCACCCGAAGACCTCGCTCGGCCTGGTCGAGGTGCAGCTCGGCCTCATCCCGGGCGGCGGCGGGACGCAGCGGCTCCCGCGGCTCATCGGCATCCAGCCGGCGCTCGACCTCATCCTCGCGGGCAAGACCGTGAAGGCGAGGAAGGCGCTGAAGCTCGGCCTGGTGGACGAGGCGGTCCCGCCGCCGCTGCTGCGGCAGGTGGCGCAGGAGCGCGCCGCCGCGCTCGCCTCGGGCAAGCTGCGCCGCGCGCCGCGGCGGGCCGCCGGGGCGGTGGCCCGGGTCACCCGCGCCGCCCTGGAGGAGAACTTCCTCGGCCGCGAGGTCCTGTTCCGGCAGGCGCGGAAGCTCACGCTCGCGAAGACGAAGGGGCACTACCCGGCGCCGCTGCGCGCCCTCGAGGCCATCGAGCACGGGTACGCGAAGGGGTTCGAGAAGGGGCTGGAGAAGGAGGCGGAGCTGTTCGGGAAGCTCGCCATGACGCCGGAGGCGCACCGGCTCATGGAGATCTTCTTCGCCACCACCGCGCTCAAGAAGGACAACGGGGTGGACGATCCCGCCGTGAAGGCGCGCCCGGTCTCCGCGGTGGGCGTGCTCGGCGGCGGCCTGATGGGCGGCGGGATCGCCTACGTGACCGTGAACGCCGGCCTGCCGGTGCGCCTGCGCGAGCGGGACGACGCGGCGGCGGCGCGCGGGGTGGCGGCGGTGCGCGGCGTCCTCGACGAGCGGGTGAAGCGCCGGTCCATCGACCGGCTGGAGCGCGCCGAGAAGCTGCGCCTGCTCACCACCACCACCGCCTGGTCCGGCCTGGAGCGGGTGGACGTGCTCGTGGAGGCGGTGTTCGAGGACCTGTCCCTGAAGCAGGAGATGGTGCGCGCGTTCGAGGCGGTGAACCCGACCGGCATCTTCGCGTCCAACACCTCGTCCATCCCCATCGGCCGGATCGCCGAGGCGTCGCGCCACCCCGAGACCGTGCTCGGGATGCACTACTTCTCGCCGGTCCACAAGATGCCGCTGCTCGAGGTGATCGTCACGCCGCGCACGGCGCCGGAGGCGACCGCCACCGCGGTGGCGCTCGGCAAGAAGCAGGGCAAGACGGTGATCGTGGTGCGCGACGGGCCCGGCTTCTACACGAGCCGCATCCTCGCGCCGTACATGAACGAGGCCGCGCACCTGCTGGTGGACGGCGCGGCGGTCGAGGACCTGGACCACGCGCTGGTGGCGTTCGGGTTCCCGGTGGGCCCCATCACGCTGCTCGACGAGGTCGGCATCGACGTCGGCGACAAGGTCGGGAAGATCCTGCAGGAGGCGTTCGGGGCGCGCATGGCGCCGCCCGCGGCGCTGCACGACGTGGTGAAGGCCGGGCGCCTGGGCCGCAAGAACGGGAAGGGCTTCTACACCTACGGCGGCAAGGAGAAGCGCGTGGACGAGACCGTCTACGACCTGCTGCCCGGCGGCCGCCGCCGCAGGCGCGTCGCCGCCGACGAGATCCAGGAGCGGCTGGTGCTCCAGCTCGTCAACGAGGCGATCCGCTGCCTGGGCGAGGGCATCCTGCGCTCGGCGCGCGACGGCGACGTCGGCGCGGTGTTCGGCCTCGGCTTCCCGCCGTTCCGCGGCGGGCCGTTCCGCTGGGCCGACGCGGTGGGCACGAAGGCGCTGCTCGACCGGCTGGAGCGGCTCCGCGCGCGGCACGGCGAGCGCTTCGAGCCGGCGCCGCTGCTCGCCGAGCTGGGCCGGGCGGGCCGGCCGTTCCACGGCGGCTAG